Proteins from a genomic interval of Polaribacter sejongensis:
- a CDS encoding sulfatase family protein: MRNRIIFFKKISLLLFIGMVISCKTEQKIEKKKLPQKRPNIIFMMSDDHAYQAISAYSNHLIETPNIDRIANEGVKFTNACVSNSICAPSRATILTGKHTHIHGKVDNVFPFDESQMTFPQLMQKAGYQTAMFGKLHFGNNPKGIDEFKILPGQGQYYNPDFNTNDGRITVEGYVTDIIMDMTLNWLKNDRKEDKPFMLFSMQKAPHREWLPAPRHFKEYTKKTFVEPATLFDDYKGRGTAAKTAEMNLLTHMNWAGDSKLYPEMMAELGIKDMSGWDLEAFEREVGRMNKEQRAVWDSVYRPMMEDFKKKYPSMNKTELMKWRYQRYMQDYLGCIASVDENVGRLLDYLEETKLDENTIIIYTSDQGFYLGEHGWFDKRFVYDESFKTPLLIKWPNVIKPGTTNTEMVQNLDFAQTILEAAHIVPPSDMQGESLIPLLLGNNEEWTRDAVYYHYYEYPGIHMVKRHYAIITQEYKLAHFYYDVDEWELYDRKNDVNEMNNVINDPAYAEVVIKLKKQLVELRKEYGDSSELDQEILRKYLEAKNNPDIETVPLH; the protein is encoded by the coding sequence ATGAGAAATAGAATTATTTTTTTTAAAAAAATATCACTTTTGCTTTTTATAGGTATGGTGATATCCTGTAAAACAGAGCAAAAAATAGAGAAAAAAAAGTTACCACAAAAACGACCAAATATCATTTTTATGATGTCTGATGATCATGCATATCAGGCAATAAGTGCATATAGTAATCATTTAATTGAAACTCCAAATATAGATCGTATTGCAAATGAGGGTGTAAAGTTTACCAATGCTTGTGTGTCTAATTCTATTTGTGCGCCATCAAGAGCAACTATTTTAACAGGAAAACATACACATATTCATGGTAAGGTAGATAATGTTTTTCCGTTTGATGAATCTCAAATGACGTTTCCACAATTGATGCAAAAGGCAGGCTATCAAACAGCAATGTTTGGTAAGTTACACTTCGGTAATAATCCAAAGGGAATAGACGAATTTAAAATCCTTCCGGGTCAAGGTCAATATTACAATCCAGATTTTAACACCAACGATGGTAGAATTACAGTTGAAGGTTATGTAACCGATATCATTATGGATATGACCCTAAATTGGTTAAAAAATGACAGAAAAGAAGACAAACCTTTTATGTTGTTTTCTATGCAAAAAGCACCACATAGAGAGTGGTTGCCAGCTCCTCGTCATTTTAAAGAATACACAAAAAAAACATTTGTAGAACCAGCAACGTTGTTTGATGATTACAAAGGAAGAGGAACTGCTGCTAAAACAGCAGAAATGAACCTTTTAACACATATGAATTGGGCAGGAGATTCTAAATTGTATCCAGAAATGATGGCAGAATTAGGCATAAAAGATATGTCTGGTTGGGATTTAGAAGCTTTTGAGCGTGAAGTTGGTAGAATGAACAAAGAACAAAGAGCTGTTTGGGATTCGGTTTATAGACCAATGATGGAAGACTTTAAAAAGAAATATCCTTCTATGAATAAAACCGAATTAATGAAATGGCGTTACCAACGTTATATGCAAGATTATTTAGGTTGTATTGCTTCGGTTGATGAAAATGTAGGACGTTTATTAGATTATTTAGAAGAAACCAAGTTAGATGAAAATACCATTATTATATACACATCAGATCAAGGATTTTACTTGGGAGAGCACGGTTGGTTCGATAAACGTTTTGTGTATGATGAATCTTTTAAAACACCCTTATTAATAAAGTGGCCAAACGTAATAAAGCCAGGAACTACAAATACAGAAATGGTGCAGAATTTAGATTTTGCCCAAACTATTTTGGAGGCAGCGCATATTGTGCCACCTTCAGACATGCAAGGGGAAAGTTTAATTCCGTTATTATTAGGTAATAATGAAGAATGGACAAGAGATGCCGTGTATTATCATTACTACGAATATCCAGGAATTCACATGGTAAAAAGACATTATGCTATTATTACGCAAGAGTATAAATTGGCTCATTTTTATTATGATGTAGATGAATGGGAGTTGTATGATCGTAAAAATGATGTAAACGAAATGAATAACGTTATTAATGATCCTGCGTATGCAGAGGTTGTGATAAAACTGAAAAAACAATTAGTAGAATTACGTAAAGAATATGGAGATAGTTCAGAATTAGATCAAGAAATATTAAGAAAATATTTAGAAGCAAAGAACAATCCAGATATAGAAACAGTTCCGCTTCATTAA
- a CDS encoding glycoside hydrolase family 97 protein produces MNNLSIKYVIVLIFLLLFNCNKPKFIELRSPDETKKITFLENKKNNELSFSIKYENKEVVLPSVLELVSEEIDFSGEVSVLNIEESTVENEWNSNFSELSIIPDNYNQVKIYLKLGDSYLNIIGRAYNEGIAFAYEIPNQQNITEISLGEKIHYNFNENHQLWSTPKRGPGVLTAQGEYKRIPLTELEVGSERPLVIEINDSLMIALAEAKLVDYARLSFDKGTSSKYSILSTLDGKMNDQKQDTITGAILAERETGLNIYKKLPFQSPWRVVMMGENEGELLENNYIIQNLNDPSKIADESWIKPGKVLRETTLTTQGAFAAIDFVASHNMQYIMFDAGWYGDEMKNSSDATTVTLDLKRSKGPLDMKAVTTYGKENGIGLILYVNRRSLEKQLDELLPLFKEWGVAGIKFGFVRVGDQDATTWMHEAIKKAAKYGLIVDVHDEYRPTGFSRTYPNLLTQEGIRGDEETVPNEHTLISMFTRNLAGASDNTVCYYSSRVDKMGSRASQLAKTVCIFSPLQFLYWYDKPAASPEKLDGLWGDTRHIGNEPELEFFNAVPTTWDQTKVLEVEITKIGIIARRKGNDWFVGGINGNTERKVALDFSFLTDHQTYKAKVYTDDETVKTRTHVKIEEIEINNTSKLNLTIKKNNGFVIHIVKI; encoded by the coding sequence ATGAATAATTTATCAATTAAGTATGTAATTGTTTTAATTTTCTTGTTATTATTTAACTGTAACAAGCCAAAATTTATAGAATTAAGGTCTCCAGATGAAACTAAAAAAATCACTTTTTTAGAGAATAAGAAAAATAACGAACTTTCGTTTTCTATAAAATACGAAAATAAAGAAGTAGTATTACCCTCTGTTTTAGAGCTTGTTTCTGAAGAAATAGATTTTTCAGGAGAAGTGTCCGTTTTAAATATAGAAGAGTCTACAGTAGAAAACGAATGGAACTCTAATTTTAGTGAATTAAGTATTATTCCAGATAATTACAATCAAGTTAAAATATATTTAAAATTAGGTGATAGTTACCTTAATATTATAGGGAGAGCTTATAACGAAGGAATTGCTTTTGCTTATGAAATTCCGAATCAACAAAATATTACAGAAATAAGTTTAGGAGAAAAAATTCATTATAACTTTAATGAAAACCATCAGCTTTGGTCAACTCCTAAAAGAGGTCCAGGTGTTTTAACGGCACAAGGAGAATATAAAAGAATTCCTTTAACTGAGTTAGAAGTAGGTTCCGAAAGACCTTTAGTTATCGAAATAAATGATAGTTTAATGATTGCTTTGGCAGAAGCAAAACTAGTGGATTATGCAAGATTGAGTTTTGATAAAGGGACTTCTTCTAAATACAGTATTTTATCAACATTAGATGGTAAAATGAATGATCAAAAACAAGATACTATTACAGGTGCTATTTTAGCAGAAAGAGAAACTGGTTTAAACATTTATAAAAAACTGCCTTTTCAATCTCCTTGGAGAGTAGTAATGATGGGGGAAAATGAAGGTGAACTTTTAGAAAATAATTACATAATTCAAAACCTAAACGATCCATCTAAAATTGCTGACGAATCTTGGATTAAACCAGGAAAAGTTTTAAGAGAAACTACATTAACAACCCAAGGAGCTTTTGCCGCTATAGATTTTGTCGCTTCACACAATATGCAATATATTATGTTTGATGCAGGCTGGTATGGAGATGAAATGAAAAATAGTTCGGATGCCACTACTGTTACTTTAGATTTAAAAAGATCAAAAGGTCCCTTAGATATGAAAGCGGTTACTACTTATGGAAAAGAGAATGGAATAGGACTTATTTTATACGTAAACCGTAGATCTTTAGAAAAACAATTGGACGAATTACTGCCTTTATTTAAAGAATGGGGCGTAGCAGGAATTAAATTTGGTTTTGTACGTGTTGGAGATCAAGACGCAACTACATGGATGCATGAGGCTATAAAAAAAGCAGCCAAGTACGGTCTAATTGTAGATGTACATGATGAATATAGGCCAACAGGATTTTCAAGAACGTATCCTAATCTTTTAACTCAAGAAGGTATTCGTGGAGACGAGGAAACAGTACCAAATGAACATACTTTAATTAGCATGTTTACACGAAATCTTGCAGGTGCCTCAGATAATACGGTTTGTTATTACAGTAGTAGAGTTGATAAAATGGGATCTAGAGCTTCTCAATTAGCAAAAACAGTTTGTATTTTTAGTCCACTACAATTTTTATATTGGTATGATAAACCAGCGGCTTCACCAGAAAAATTAGATGGTTTATGGGGCGATACGCGTCATATAGGAAACGAACCTGAATTAGAGTTTTTTAATGCAGTACCTACCACTTGGGATCAAACCAAAGTGTTAGAGGTCGAAATAACTAAAATAGGAATTATAGCTCGTAGAAAAGGAAATGATTGGTTTGTTGGAGGAATCAATGGAAATACAGAACGTAAGGTTGCTTTAGATTTTTCTTTTTTAACGGATCATCAAACATATAAAGCAAAAGTATATACCGATGATGAAACGGTAAAAACGAGAACACATGTTAAAATAGAGGAAATTGAAATAAATAATACCTCAAAATTAAATTTAACCATAAAAAAGAATAATGGTTTTGTAATTCATATTGTAAAAATATAA